The following are from one region of the Rhipicephalus microplus isolate Deutch F79 chromosome 1, USDA_Rmic, whole genome shotgun sequence genome:
- the LOC142763690 gene encoding regulator of MON1-CCZ1 complex-like translates to MTDEKDYFLELSSNPIRFEPVSKIANVFFDDANQQVFVVRSGGATGVVVKGPDDCKSTDFRMDDKGDVVSIKFSPDLKVLAIQRSQKSVEFVNFSGTIDSVEYSQSCKGKATNILGIAWTCANEIVFVTDHGIELYQVSSEKRTLRSLKTYTLQVNWFVYQPQTSLLVLSSGPLGNILHPFQFKPGVATRLPKFEVDLPIIPKPPRVCLLERDVTTAVLYGKCVIVVLRHQARTSVGGTGAEIVIYTLQKEAPPRKTDILKLDTSGRFAVNVVDSLVIVHHQASKKSMLFDVKLPGYSDGFVTYHRPVVPPSPIRPLKLKVTMPPNNTLEEVSYELYSPNWVVFQPNIVIDAKIGCLWYVTLRLEPLLAHFEDKRQLVDFLLQRSNSKDVLLGVCRRLLEKDSQLPLEQIAYVFDKLAAKEGCVDPSDMYAHVFSKFADEGEDRFHFVVSTLVEYIRSLVQHQLPVPYCHNELLINVLVHNRRFHQLHQFLQYHVLTDSKPLACLLLSLHAVYPPATQLALDMLKRLGTANEEIVEVLLSQKRVLSAIRFVQNLGTSDSISARKFLEAAKTTEDPAIFYAVFKFFEHRNENLRGVPEFAKGEHCEQYVKHFETLYSET, encoded by the coding sequence ATGACAGACGAAAAAGACTACTTCCTCGAACTAAGTTCTAATCCTATCCGGTTTGAACCTGTCAGCAAGATCGCGAACGTGTTTTTCGATGATGCCAACCAGCAGGTATTCGTTGTGCGGTCGGGCGGAGCGACCGGCGTCGTTGTCAAGGGCCCCGACGACTGCAAGTCCACCGACTTCAGAATGGACGACAAGGGAGACGTCGTCTCCATCAAATTCTCGCCCGACTTGAAGGTTCTTGCTATTCAACGCAGCCAGAAGTCCGTCGAGTTCGTCAACTTTTCCGGCACAATCGACAGTGTCGAGTACTCCCAGAGCTGCAAAGGTAAAGCCACCAACATCTTGGGCATCGCCTGGACATGCGCAAACGAGATCGTTTTCGTTACTGACCATGGCATTGAGTTGTACCAGGTCAGCTCAGAGAAGCGAACTTTGCGTTCCCTGAAGACCTACACTCTGCAAGTGAATTGGTTCGTTTACCAACCCCAGACCTCTTTGCTCGTGCTTTCCTCAGGACCCCTGGGTAACATCTTACACCCGTTTCAGTTTAAACCGGGTGTCGCGACGCGACTCCCGAAGTTTGAAGTTGACTTGCCAATCATTCCTAAACCTCCGAGAGTATGCCTCCTCGAACGAGACGTTACAACGGCGGTACTTTATGGCAAGTGTGTTATCGTAGTGTTACGACACCAGGCCAGAACCTCGGTAGGAGGCACCGGAGCTGAAATCGTCATTTACACCCTGCAAAAAGAAGCGCCTCCGAGAAAAACCGACATCTTGAAGCTAGACACTAGCGGGAGGTTTGCTGTCAACGTTGTGGACAGCTTGGTCATTGTGCATCATCAAGCGTCGAAGAAGTCAATGTTGTTTGACGTAAAGTTGCCCGGATACAGTGACGGTTTTGTTACTTACCACCGGCCAGTTGTTCCTCCATCGCCAATTCGCCCGCTCAAGCTGAAGGTGACTATGCCGCCGAACAACACGCTAGAGGAAGTCAGCTACGAGCTGTACTCCCCGAACTGGGTCGTCTTCCAACCAAACATTGTCATAGATGCCAAGATCGGTTGTCTCTGGTACGTCACGCTGAGGCTGGAACCTTTGCTGGCGCACTTTGAAGACAAGCGCCAGTTGGTCGACTTTCTTCTGCAGCGGTCCAATTCGAAAGACGTCCTGCTTGGTGTGTGTCGTCGTCTTCTCGAGAAAGACTCCCAGCTACCCCTCGAGCAGATTGCATACGTGTTCGACAAGCTCGCCGCCAAAGAGGGCTGTGTGGACCCTTCTGACATGTACGCCCACGTGTTCTCAAAGTTCGCCGATGAAGGCGAAGACAGGTTTCACTTTGTTGTTTCCACCCTCGTTGAGTACATAAGGTCATTGGTGCAGCATCAGCTACCAGTTCCCTATTGTCACAACGAGCTGCTCATCAATGTCCTTGTTCACAACAGGCGGTTTCACCAGCTACACCAGTTCCTACAGTACCATGTTCTGACGGACTCCAAACCATTGGCGTGTCTCCTGCTGTCATTGCATGCGGTGTATCCTCCAGCGACTCAGCTCGCACTCGACATGCTCAAGAGGCTGGGGACAGCTAATGAAGAAATCGTTGAGGTTTTGCTATCACAAAAAAGGGTGCTCAGTGCTATAAGGTTCGTGCAGAATCTAGGAACTTCAGATTCGATCTCGGCACGCAAGTTTCTCGAGGCAGCAAAGACGACCGAAGATCCTGCAATATTTTATGCCGTGTTCAAGTTCTTTGAGCACCGTAATGAGAATCTCAGAGGCGTGCCAGAGTTTGCCAAGGGAGAGCATTGTGAACAGTACGTCAAACATTTTGAGACATTGTATAGTGAGACGTGA